TAGCTACCCGATTATACTCTGCGCCTCCGAGCGGCCTGAACTCCTCCTCCCCTCCTTGAAATGCACACAGAAGCAGGATCGCACGGGCATCATTCGTGAGAGAGTACTTCATTTTTTACCAGGACGATACATATGGCATAGTTGTATTTCCCAAGTCACCGGAATTCATTTGTACTGCGCGTTCCCATGCGCCCATATCTGTATCTGCATTGATTAAAATAGCTCAAGCTGTTCCTCAAATCTTACGGAAACCTTAATACTCGGAGTATCCGTCTTCTTTGCATCACTTTTTTCAGTTCCAGCATCCGCTTTCGACTCATCCTCTGCAGTGTCCTCAGTAACCAGTGATTTAGGGGGGTCCACCTGCGCCAATTCGCCTTCAGGCTCTGCCAATTGTGAAGGCTCGTGAGAACTGATTTCCGCACGATCTTCAAACAAACCTTCATGAACCGCCATCTCCATGTCAATCCATGAGGTTGCACCTGCCTTAAGCAGGCGTTCCGCTGCTGCGGTAGTTTGACCCATGCACCATACAAAGCACTTTCTCTGGTCCAGTACACGGTACATAGCATCTTCTAGGCAGTAACGATCCCCGCTAAGCTCTGTACCATCTATATACATCGCTGAATCACAAAGGGCCATGGCAATGCGTCCAACTTCCGGCTCCTGTGAGAGCGAACGTTTATCGGCAGGACTTCGCCCTGAGAGCATCATGAATTTACCCGCAGCTTTTGCTCGGCGAAATGATTTTCGGAGCGGCTCCCCAAATACTGGACCCTGAAGCACCCAAATAACAGATCCTCCGTGACCGATTCCGGATTCGGCGACCCCAGCCGAGATCGTCTGTTTGCCTGCCGCGATAGTGATACGATGACGCTGAGCACAAAAGGCGGCCATGGCTCGAGCGTGTTCATTGGACTGCTCCATGACCTGGTCCGGACCAATCACGGCCGTTGCAGCTCCATTCAGTAATTTGGGCTCTCCCACGCCAAAAAGCACTGGAGGGGCAAATGATCTAAGATGTTGACGAACTCGCTTTGGATAGGCAGCATCCCCCCGGCCAACGATCCAGTAATCTCTCCGCTGCCACTCTTCTAAATAGAATCCCAAGGTAATACTGCGGCCCAAGAGTGCGATCAAGCGGTCATCACTGAGTCCTGTTTGCCGGGCTGCCGTTTCCACACATGTTCGATCAATCAGATTCCCTGGCCGGTAGTCATTCTGATGGAGCCACCGCACAAGTACATTATACTCCCGAATCTCAAGGGGAAGGTGCTCTCCTTCTCCTCCAAGCCAAGTGCAGAGGAGCATCGTTACATTGGTGTCACCAGACAGTGGCCAAGTCATATTATTCAGCCAAATTTTGTTTGACCAATGCAGCTGGCAAAACCGCAGGGCAACCGTCATGGCGCAGAAGCGCTGCTAATGTTGTGACTGTCCAACCACTTACAATTATATCATCAATCAGGATTGTCGGCTGCTTACACGCCTTCTCCACTGTAAATGCATCTGCAATATTTCGAGCACGCTGGATCGGATTTTTTTGTCGGCTTTGCTGTCCCCCTATACCAGTCCTTGAAGCCGTGCGAACCAAACGCAAACCAAGTCGGTCCGCAACAACTCCTGCCAGAATTGGCACATGCTGTCTATCCCTGTGCGGTGGCACGTACGTGACACACCGAAACTTCGAGGCCTTTTTCTTCAACACCCTAACAAATGCCTCCACAACTTCATCAGAATACTGCTCCGCAAACCTCCTTTCGTTTAGAATCTGATCACTCAGACTTCCTTCAAAAGCTCTACAAAGAGCGATCCCCCACTTCGCACGGTACTCCGACCCGATTGTGCTCGTCTCATGAATCGGATGATTTGAGAGAAGGGAAAATGGCCAGTTCTGATTTGGACGGATACGTATTTCGCGCTTACCCATAAACTGTTCCGCTTCGCGAACCAATTCTTCTTTAGGTCGATATGACTTGTCTGCCCTGTTCGTACAGTTTCGGCATCGCCCACAGCGCGTTGCGGTCTGGTCATCTAGGGCACGCTGTAAAAATGCCATTAGGCATCCTCTGTGGTCCATGTACTCACGCATCTGTACTTGCTCACGCTCACGAATTTGCCGCAACCGGGCAATGGAATCCAGAGGGATCTGAAATCCATCTGCCTCTCCCGTTGCATACCATGCCCCCCGCTCCTTTATGACAGGAGAAGGAGATTCGAGTGAAGCAAGCTTGAGCACTTTTTCAATCCTGCTTTTTTTGAGATTGACCTGTAACATGATTTCGGGGAGAGTCAGTCCACCATCGGCCTCTTCCAGTATTCCAAGAACCTGATCAATCTCTTCTTGAGGAGGATAGGCGTTGTCCAAAAAGTAATCCGCAATTCGCTCGTCTTCTTTCCCCCACATCAAAAATCCGTACGCATCTTGAATACCTCGACCAGCCCGCCCCACCTGTTGGTAATAATGCACCACTGACCCCGGACGCTGATAATGGATGATGAACTTTAGGTCCGGCTTGTCAAAGCCCATTCCAAGAGCAATGGTTGCGACCAGAACTTTCAGCTCGTTCTTCAGGAGCGCCTCTTCCAACTCTTCCCGCTCTCCCGTATCTCCGTAGTAGGCTTTCGCATCAATCCCCCGGGATTTAAGCCAGTCAGCAACCAGATCCGCATCCTTGCGTGTGAGCACATAAATGATCCCACTTCCCGATAAATGCGGAATCGCCTGAGCAATCCACGCCAGCCTTGTCTGGGGATCTGTTAATTTGAGATTATGAAGTTGCAGACTGCGTCGGATCAGGCTCCCCCGTGTCACCTGAATGTCCTCCCCCAGTTGCCTGCGGACATCCTCAACCACCCGGTCATTTGCCGTCGCAGTCGTAGCAACAATCGCAGCTCCCTCGGGAATCATTTCCTGAACTCTGCGAATGCGCTGATAATCAGGCCGAAAATCATGCCCCCAATCAGAGATACAATGTGCTTCGTCAATAATCAGCATCCCAAATCCACCTTTCACCATCGGGAGCGTTCTTGAGAAAAATCCTTCATTTGCCAACCGCTCAGGTGTAACCATGAGCAGATCTACCTCATCTGACTTGAGTTCTTTATGGATTTCACCCCAGGAATCAAAATTATCCGAGGTCATCCTTCGCGCATTCAATCCGAGTGCGTCTGCTGCCAGTTCCTGGTTACGCATCAATGCCAAGAGGGGAGAAATCATAAGTGAAGGGCCCGCCCCTCGTTCCCGTCTGAGCTTGGTTGCAATCGTGTATACCATCGTTTTTCCCCAACCCGTACGCTGCACAATCAGGACCCGATTCCCGCTTACGGCCTGTTCGATACTTTCCCACTGACCGTCGTGAAACTCGGCCTCCTGATTGCCGACCGCATCACGAAGATAACCGGTGGCAATATCCCTGACGGTATCCGGATTCTTTAGAGATGGCATAGACGCTTAATGACTACACCAGTCAGTGGCAGTGGCATCAAGAAATGCATGTTGCATCTGACGACGTGCCTCAGAACCGATTGGAGACCCTGGGGGGATCCTGGTGCCGACTAGACGCTCTTCCGGCTCATATTCTCTAAAGAGATAGCGTTCAATATCGGCGAGCACCATCTGACGGTGGTAACGGGTTTCCCGATCATTCTGAGAGACTCTGCTGTCGGGAATCCACTCTGCAAACTCACGCAATCGCTCTGCGACCAAGGCTCTGACCGCAGGAGCGGCCTCCCGGTCACTGGCCAGTCCAATCAACTCATCAATCCATACCTGCTGTACTACACGCTGCAATTCAGCCTCGTACGGGTCATCCGCTACAGACACCCCCCAGACCACATCACTGACGAGTTCCATTACCCCGTGGAAATCAGGTAATGTGGCATCCCGATCCGTCTGATAGGCCATGCGAGCGGCACGCTCGGGGTTCAGAATTTGCGTAAATACCATGGTAGCAACTGCAGCAGCAGGAGTATAAGGGTCAAACGTCAAGCCCGTATGCCGCTGAAACAGTTCCCGGTGCATCGGGAATCCAGGTGGGCGCGGCGGCAAATTCAGCCGCATACTCTCTGGAACCCGGAGAGCCTCAGCCGAAACGACCTCCAGTAGCACCTCCAGTGCCTCTTCCTGAACCGCACCTTCAACCGGCTCAACCAATGCCTGTTGATCCCCACGCATCGCATAGGTGTAGGTCACGCCACCGAGTAATTTGGCGGTCGCCTCTATCTGGTAGCGATGTCGCAGGTAAAGCGGAACCAGAACTTCCTCCATGGTCGCCAATGGCTGACCTGTACGGATCACCTCCTCCCCAAAACGTGCCATAGCAGCTTCGCGGACCGCCATTTCATGGCGAAGGGCACGAACCATATCATCGCCGTTATCCCACAGATTAGAGAGCGGGTGTGCTGCACCAGTCGGGCGGGCATCCGCGTCGGTGATGTAATATAGTCCATCCTCCCATGCCCGCCGTAGGATCGCGTCCAGTAAAGCCCCCTCACTGTCGTCTGGCAGTGGCTGCGCGTACCCATAAGCAATTGCAACCTTGTCCCACTCACCGATACCAGTCGCGTACGCTGCCTCCAATTCAATTTCTCCGTTCTCATCCAGTACAGCATACGGGGCAGGATAATCCATTACAGATGCACGGCTATTGACCGAAGAGGCAAAATTATGACTGAGTCCCAACGTGTGCCCGACTTCATGTGCAGATAACTGTCGGATCCGTGCCAGTGACATAGATAGCATCGGATCCTCCGCTGAAAGGGAATCTCCATAAGGAGCCAAGAGCCCTTCGGCAATGAGATAATCCTGCCGCACCCTGAGTGAACCAAGTGAAACATGCCCCTTGATGATTTCACCGGTACGCGGATCTGTCACACTCGAACCGTAACTCCAGCCTCTGGTCGCACGGTGAACCCACTGGATCGTGTTGTATCGCACATCCATGGGATCCGCGTCCTCAGGGAGCATCTCAATGCGAAAAGCATTGGAAAACCCTGCTGCCTCAAATGCATCTGCCCACCACCGAGCACCATCTAGAAGTGCTCCCCTGACTGGTTCTGGCGTGCCCGGGTCCAGGTAATATATGATCGGAGATACCGGATCACTCATTACTGAATCCGAGTGCTGTTTAATCAGGCGATGCCGCCGGATATAGCGCTTCCTCATGTCCTCCCCGATCGGTGCTGCATAATCCATGTAACTGATCGAACCATACCCGGCCCCGGGATGGAAAACTCTCGGTGTGTACCCATCATCGGGCAGCATCACAAATGAATGCCTCACGCTCAAAGTTACCGAATAGGGGTCCGCTGCCACATCACGTACATAACGGCCGGGAGCTGTGGATGTAAAAGTGATTCGCGCTTCCATCTCTGTGTTATTTGGAAATGCTTTGAGCATAGATGGAACCGGAGCACTGCGACTCTTATCCAGGCTGAAGCTCCCCTGCTGTGCACCCCGAAGTCTGCGAACAACGTCGTTCGCATCCCGAACAACGAAATCCGTCGCATTCACAAGTACTCTCCCGGCTTCCTCCGCTTCCACCTTGAACCCCCAGATAATCGCTTCGGCAAAGGCTTCACGTACCGATGCACGCTCTGCCTCTGATTCAGAATCGGCGCGATAGCGCAGATTCGGCATGACCAATAGGATTTTGGGACCGCTGCGCTCAAAGCGGACCAGACGTGTACTGCCCAGTTGGCTCCGATCCAGTCCAATATCGTTCGACCCCAATCCCGCAGGCATCGAGGTCACATAAATAAATTCCTGCTCCAGGGCAGGTATTTCCAGGTAGATCTCTCCACTGGCTGAATTCCAGTATATCGGAAAAAATCCGTCGCGTTTATCCATGCCCGATGTTTTCTCGGTAATGGATGTGCCCCCCTGTCCGTACACTGGCACAGAGGCAAGGCATAATAGCATGTAAAGAAAGCGCATAGGGACATTCATGGTCAATTGAGTCTGTTGTGGACGAAATGGAATAAAGGGAAGGGATCTCGGTTCCATCCGCCTCGGCAATATAGATATTTCGCCGCTTGGTTCACGAACTGGAGCTTTGAACTCTAAAAATGAAGCCATTTTTCGCTAACCTCGTTAAACCGTGTTCCTGGTCAGCAACCCATCGCGATGAACGACCCTATCCGTCAAATTCACGGTTTATTTGAGCCATTACTGGATTCTTCAAAGGTCGGGTTTATCACAGAGTTGCGTATTTTTTCCGTTCAACAAAATCTCGCTTAATAACATGGCCTCAACTGGTCAAGTCGTACAGGTCGTGGGGCCTGTGGTTGACGTTGCCTTTTCCGCCGGAGAAGTTCCGGATATTCTGGATGCATTGGAAATTACTCGTGAAAATCAGGACGCGCTTGTACTTGAAGTACAGCAGCATCTGGGAGAAAACCGTGTGCGAGCCGTAGCCATGGACTCAACCGATGGGTTGATCCGCGGGGTTCCGGTCAACAATACCGGACAACCCATTGCGATGCCTATCGGAGGAGATATCCGGGGGCGTCTGTTTAACGTAGTCGGCCGCGCCATTGACGGGTTACCCCAACCCGAGGCTGAAGGATCTCTGCCAATTCACCGCGAGCCACCCGCGTTCAGTGACCTGTCTACTAGTGTTGAGATGTTGGAGACCGGGATCAAGGTCGTAGATCTCATTCAACCGTATTCGCGTGGCGGCAAGATTGGCCTCTTTGGTGGTGCAGGTGTCGGCAAGACGGTCCTCATCATGGAATTGATCAACAACATTGCAAAGGCACACGAAGGTCTGTCCGTCTTTGCCGGGGTTGGGGAACGTACTCGTGAAGGTAATGACCTGCTCCGCGAAATGATTGAGAGCGGTGTGATGCAGTACGGGGAAGAGTTCCAGCATGCATTGGAGGAAGGAAACTGGGACCTCTCCAAGGTTGACATGGACAAGATTAAGGAAAGCAGTATCAGCCTGATCTTTGGTCAGATGAATGAGCCTCCTGGTGCACGTGCACGTGTCGCTCTGAGTGGCTTAACGGTTGCGGAGTATTTCCGTGACCTGGGGGGCCGCGATGTGCTGCTGTTTATTGACAATATCTTCCGGTTTACCCAGGCAGGCTCTGAAGTCAGTGCCCTTCTGGGACGGATGCCCAGTGCGGTAGGCTATCAGCCCACCCTAGCCACCGAGATGGGTGAGCTACAGGAACGGATTACCTCCACCAAAAGCGGATCTATTACCTCTGTGCAGGCAATTTACGTACCGGCAGACGACCTCACAGATCCTGCACCGGCCACAGCATTCGCACACCTGGATGCAACCACCGTACTGTCCCGCCGCATTGCCTCTCTGGGGCTCTATCCGGCAATCGATCCTCTTGACTCCAACTCTACGATCCTGACTCCGCGTGTGGTCGGCGACGAGCACTACACCACCGCGCAGGATGTAAAGCAGTTATTGCAGCGCTACAAAGAGTTGCAGGATATCATTGCCATCCTCGGAATGGATGAGCTTTCCGACGAAGACAAGCTTGTCGTCCAGCGTGCCCGTCGTGCAGAACGGTATATGAGCCAGCCCTTCTT
The sequence above is a segment of the Rhodothermaceae bacterium genome. Coding sequences within it:
- a CDS encoding RecQ family ATP-dependent DNA helicase: MPSLKNPDTVRDIATGYLRDAVGNQEAEFHDGQWESIEQAVSGNRVLIVQRTGWGKTMVYTIATKLRRERGAGPSLMISPLLALMRNQELAADALGLNARRMTSDNFDSWGEIHKELKSDEVDLLMVTPERLANEGFFSRTLPMVKGGFGMLIIDEAHCISDWGHDFRPDYQRIRRVQEMIPEGAAIVATTATANDRVVEDVRRQLGEDIQVTRGSLIRRSLQLHNLKLTDPQTRLAWIAQAIPHLSGSGIIYVLTRKDADLVADWLKSRGIDAKAYYGDTGEREELEEALLKNELKVLVATIALGMGFDKPDLKFIIHYQRPGSVVHYYQQVGRAGRGIQDAYGFLMWGKEDERIADYFLDNAYPPQEEIDQVLGILEEADGGLTLPEIMLQVNLKKSRIEKVLKLASLESPSPVIKERGAWYATGEADGFQIPLDSIARLRQIREREQVQMREYMDHRGCLMAFLQRALDDQTATRCGRCRNCTNRADKSYRPKEELVREAEQFMGKREIRIRPNQNWPFSLLSNHPIHETSTIGSEYRAKWGIALCRAFEGSLSDQILNERRFAEQYSDEVVEAFVRVLKKKASKFRCVTYVPPHRDRQHVPILAGVVADRLGLRLVRTASRTGIGGQQSRQKNPIQRARNIADAFTVEKACKQPTILIDDIIVSGWTVTTLAALLRHDGCPAVLPAALVKQNLAE
- a CDS encoding zinc-dependent metalloprotease, whose protein sequence is MDKRDGFFPIYWNSASGEIYLEIPALEQEFIYVTSMPAGLGSNDIGLDRSQLGSTRLVRFERSGPKILLVMPNLRYRADSESEAERASVREAFAEAIIWGFKVEAEEAGRVLVNATDFVVRDANDVVRRLRGAQQGSFSLDKSRSAPVPSMLKAFPNNTEMEARITFTSTAPGRYVRDVAADPYSVTLSVRHSFVMLPDDGYTPRVFHPGAGYGSISYMDYAAPIGEDMRKRYIRRHRLIKQHSDSVMSDPVSPIIYYLDPGTPEPVRGALLDGARWWADAFEAAGFSNAFRIEMLPEDADPMDVRYNTIQWVHRATRGWSYGSSVTDPRTGEIIKGHVSLGSLRVRQDYLIAEGLLAPYGDSLSAEDPMLSMSLARIRQLSAHEVGHTLGLSHNFASSVNSRASVMDYPAPYAVLDENGEIELEAAYATGIGEWDKVAIAYGYAQPLPDDSEGALLDAILRRAWEDGLYYITDADARPTGAAHPLSNLWDNGDDMVRALRHEMAVREAAMARFGEEVIRTGQPLATMEEVLVPLYLRHRYQIEATAKLLGGVTYTYAMRGDQQALVEPVEGAVQEEALEVLLEVVSAEALRVPESMRLNLPPRPPGFPMHRELFQRHTGLTFDPYTPAAAVATMVFTQILNPERAARMAYQTDRDATLPDFHGVMELVSDVVWGVSVADDPYEAELQRVVQQVWIDELIGLASDREAAPAVRALVAERLREFAEWIPDSRVSQNDRETRYHRQMVLADIERYLFREYEPEERLVGTRIPPGSPIGSEARRQMQHAFLDATATDWCSH
- the atpD gene encoding F0F1 ATP synthase subunit beta, with translation MASTGQVVQVVGPVVDVAFSAGEVPDILDALEITRENQDALVLEVQQHLGENRVRAVAMDSTDGLIRGVPVNNTGQPIAMPIGGDIRGRLFNVVGRAIDGLPQPEAEGSLPIHREPPAFSDLSTSVEMLETGIKVVDLIQPYSRGGKIGLFGGAGVGKTVLIMELINNIAKAHEGLSVFAGVGERTREGNDLLREMIESGVMQYGEEFQHALEEGNWDLSKVDMDKIKESSISLIFGQMNEPPGARARVALSGLTVAEYFRDLGGRDVLLFIDNIFRFTQAGSEVSALLGRMPSAVGYQPTLATEMGELQERITSTKSGSITSVQAIYVPADDLTDPAPATAFAHLDATTVLSRRIASLGLYPAIDPLDSNSTILTPRVVGDEHYTTAQDVKQLLQRYKELQDIIAILGMDELSDEDKLVVQRARRAERYMSQPFFVAEQFTGAKGKYVKIADTIKGFRMILSGELDHLPESAFTYKGTIDEVIEDGERKLAEAS